A window of Hordeum vulgare subsp. vulgare chromosome 5H, MorexV3_pseudomolecules_assembly, whole genome shotgun sequence genomic DNA:
ACAAACAAAATTACCCTAGCCTAGGATCTGTCTCCATTCAAATACAAACAACAAAGATCCATGATGCCACCAACATCTCTTGTGGTCGTAGCCGCCGTCGTTCTCGTGTTGTCCGGTGCCGATGCGACCGTGGAAACAACCTGCAAGGCGGCGGCTGACAAGGACACTCATGTAAACTACGACTTTTGTGTGTCGGAGTTGAGAAAGCACCATCGGAGCTCCGACGCGGACACATGGGGGCTGGCCAAGGTAGCGGCCAACATGGGTGTCAACAACGCTTATGGCGCCCTCCATGACATCGAGGGCCTACTAGCGAAGCCAAGCACGGATGCCAATACAAAGGTGGTGCTTGGACAATGTCAGGGATTGTACGACAAGATGAAGTTCGCGTTCGCCGGAGCCTATGATGAAATAAATGGTCGAAATTACGCCGCCGGGAAGGAGGAGGCAGCAAAAGCCGTCTCTCTGGCGCACCAGTGCAATGATGCCTTTGTGAAGGCCGCCATCCCGTCGCCTCTCAGGCAACGTAGCATCTACTCCATGCAGATAGCAATAGTCTGCACGGCCATCACCAACCTTATCAAGTGATGAATAGCATCATGGATCCAAATCCTGGGAGAGTTTAGAGGTTCGATCAAACTTGTAGCATGCATGTACTCCGAACCTTTGTAAGATACATGCAAGGaataaaacatgttttttttagTTGTGGGTTTAATTACATGCCTAACAGAGTCCTCAACGCATCTCGATTTAGTTTTGCTCTTTCCATAAAAAGTGCATTAAATTTTGCTATGCCGTTTCAATGTgctatatttatttttcttgtaaCGTAGCCAAAGAATTGTCTTATATGTCACCAAAACAAAGAAGGGttgagcaaagaagaggaaaccCCAATAAAGACCGATACAAAAATAATCACTCTCTCGACATAATGGCATTCAAGTGTTTCGCGCTGGCGTGGACCCAATTTCTAGCATTGTTCTTAATCTTAAATGTACTATATAATCGCACATATAAACGTTACCAAAATGTTTATTTTTGCTCCTTCTTGATCTTA
This region includes:
- the LOC123398730 gene encoding pectinesterase inhibitor 8-like — translated: MMPPTSLVVVAAVVLVLSGADATVETTCKAAADKDTHVNYDFCVSELRKHHRSSDADTWGLAKVAANMGVNNAYGALHDIEGLLAKPSTDANTKVVLGQCQGLYDKMKFAFAGAYDEINGRNYAAGKEEAAKAVSLAHQCNDAFVKAAIPSPLRQRSIYSMQIAIVCTAITNLIK